One stretch of Nomascus leucogenys isolate Asia chromosome 9, Asia_NLE_v1, whole genome shotgun sequence DNA includes these proteins:
- the DDIT4L gene encoding DNA damage-inducible transcript 4-like protein, producing the protein MVATGSLSSKNPASISELLDCGYHPESLLSDFDYWDYVVPEPNLNEVIFEESTCQNLVKMLENCLSKSKQTKLGCSKVLVPEKLTQRIAQDVLRLSSTEPCGLRGCVMHVNLEIENVCKKLDRIVCDSSVVPTFELTLVFKQENCSWTSFRDFFFSRGRFSSGFRRTLILSSGFRLVKKKLYSLIGTTVIEGS; encoded by the exons ATGGTTGCAACTGGCAGTTTGAGCAGCAAGAACCCGGCCAGCATTTCAGAATTGCTGGACTGTGGCTATCATCCAGAGAGCCTGCTAAGTG ATTTTGACTACTGGGATTATGTTGTTCCTGAACCCAACCTCAACGAGGTAATATTTGAGGAATCAACTTGCCAGAATTTGGTTAAAATGCTGGAGAACTGTCTGTCCAAATCAAAGCAAACTAAACTTGGTTGCTCAAAGGTCCTTGTCCCTGAGAAACTGACCCAGAGAATTGCTCAAGATGTCCTGCGGCTTTCCTCGACGGAGCCCTGTGGCTTGCGAGGTTGTGTGATGCACGTGAACTTGGAAattgaaaatgtatgtaaaaagCTGGATAGGATTGTGTGTGATTCTAGCGTGGTGCCTACTTTTGAGCTTACACTTGTGTttaagcaggagaactgctcatGGACTAGCTTCAGGGACTTTTTCTTTAGTAGAGGTCGCTTCTCCTCTGGTTTCAGGAGAACTCTGATCCTAAGCTCAGGATTTCGACTTGTTAAGAAAAAACTTTACTCACTGATTGGAACAAC